Proteins co-encoded in one Culicoidibacter larvae genomic window:
- the dcuC gene encoding C4-dicarboxylate transporter DcuC gives MIAIIIALIVVAAAAYLIIKNYQPALVLLGAGLVLLFAAAIMGYQILDPETTTGFIWIDPFKQLQQTFVAQLGNVGLTVMVLFGFSTYMNHIGANEVAVQTMTKPLGRIKSKYLFIPIVFLLGNVLSLFIPSASSLAVILMAILYPLLKRLGINPLAAGAVIATTATIMPTPLGADNVIAAETLGYSLVDYVTIHASISIPILLIMAVAHYFWQKYLDKKDGDIVVHDLEESVKVDKTDLPPVWYGLLPMLPLVLILVSGIAFPEIKVNVVILTLISFVVALLIEVIRKRSLKKAVDDSFQMFEGMGQGFTRVVVLVVGGVMFAQGMQAIGVIDMLTASVENLSGAGVILSGAFAGATLLLGLISGGGLAMFYATIGLLPGIAAGAGIDGIMIALPMQLIANLVRSISPVAAVIIVVATVMDVNPMKVIKRTSVPIIVGIVGVLVLSFILLPR, from the coding sequence ATGATTGCGATAATAATTGCATTAATAGTTGTAGCGGCAGCTGCCTATTTAATTATAAAAAACTATCAACCGGCATTAGTATTGCTGGGCGCAGGGTTAGTATTGTTGTTTGCGGCAGCAATTATGGGGTATCAAATTTTAGATCCGGAAACTACAACAGGTTTTATCTGGATTGATCCTTTTAAACAATTGCAGCAAACATTTGTTGCTCAGTTAGGAAATGTCGGATTGACAGTTATGGTTTTGTTTGGTTTCTCAACTTATATGAATCATATCGGAGCAAATGAAGTGGCCGTACAAACAATGACTAAGCCGCTTGGCAGAATTAAATCTAAATATCTTTTTATTCCGATTGTGTTCTTGCTAGGAAATGTATTGTCTTTATTTATTCCAAGTGCTTCAAGTTTAGCGGTTATCTTGATGGCTATTTTATATCCATTATTAAAACGTTTAGGTATCAATCCATTGGCTGCCGGTGCAGTTATTGCGACAACAGCAACGATTATGCCTACACCACTGGGGGCAGATAATGTTATTGCTGCCGAGACATTAGGATATAGTCTAGTTGACTACGTGACGATTCATGCCAGCATTTCGATTCCGATTTTATTGATTATGGCAGTTGCTCATTATTTCTGGCAAAAGTATTTGGATAAAAAAGACGGCGATATTGTTGTTCATGATTTAGAAGAAAGCGTAAAAGTTGATAAAACTGATTTGCCACCGGTATGGTATGGTTTATTACCGATGTTACCATTAGTCTTAATTCTTGTTTCTGGTATTGCATTCCCGGAAATCAAAGTGAATGTAGTAATTCTGACTTTGATTTCATTTGTTGTAGCATTACTCATTGAAGTAATCCGCAAACGTTCATTGAAAAAAGCAGTTGATGATTCATTCCAAATGTTTGAAGGTATGGGTCAAGGATTTACCAGAGTCGTTGTATTAGTTGTTGGTGGGGTTATGTTTGCCCAAGGAATGCAAGCAATTGGTGTTATTGATATGTTGACAGCTTCAGTTGAAAACTTAAGTGGTGCCGGAGTCATTTTATCTGGTGCATTTGCCGGGGCAACATTACTGCTTGGATTAATAAGCGGCGGTGGCTTAGCAATGTTCTATGCAACGATTGGCTTACTTCCTGGAATTGCTGCCGGCGCAGGAATTGATGGTATTATGATTGCGTTGCCAATGCAGCTGATAGCTAACTTAGTACGTTCGATTTCTCCGGTTGCGGCAGTTATCATAGTAGTTGCAACAGTAATGGATGTTAATCCTATGAAAGTTATTAAACGGACTTCAGTACCAATTATTGTTGGTATTGTAGGTGTGCTAGTGCTTTCATTCATTTTATTACCGCGCTAA
- the rihC gene encoding ribonucleoside hydrolase RihC — MGVKPIPIIIDTDPGIDDAVAIAAAIFDEQLDVRLITTVAGNVNVEKTTDNALKLMEFFNQSIPVAKGCGQPLLKELEDASEIHGESGMAGYDFPKVTTAPLSMHAVEAMRQTLSEADEPITLVPIAALTNIALLFSMYPECKSKIKRIVMMGGSLSRGNTTTIAEFNTYVDPHAAAIVFQSGVPIVMVGLDVTSTALITKPEIEAIKSMNKTGKMIYSLFQHYRGGSLKSGGLKMHDLCAIAFLVKPELFTTQETYVEIEYNNGPASGATIADLKMAYHDKTNAEVCLDIDIPAFQKWFVESVGKMI; from the coding sequence ATGGGTGTGAAACCAATACCAATTATCATCGATACTGATCCGGGAATTGATGATGCTGTGGCAATTGCAGCGGCGATTTTTGATGAACAGCTTGATGTGCGGTTAATTACTACAGTAGCCGGTAATGTGAATGTTGAAAAGACAACTGACAATGCCTTAAAGCTTATGGAATTTTTTAATCAATCAATTCCGGTGGCAAAAGGATGCGGTCAGCCACTGTTAAAAGAATTGGAAGATGCCAGTGAAATTCATGGTGAGTCAGGAATGGCAGGGTATGATTTTCCTAAAGTAACAACAGCACCGCTATCAATGCATGCAGTAGAAGCTATGCGCCAAACATTAAGTGAAGCGGATGAACCGATTACTTTAGTTCCGATTGCAGCTTTAACAAATATAGCGTTGTTGTTCTCTATGTATCCAGAGTGTAAAAGTAAGATTAAACGTATTGTTATGATGGGTGGATCGTTATCACGCGGGAATACAACAACTATTGCTGAGTTTAATACATATGTTGATCCGCATGCTGCAGCAATTGTTTTCCAAAGCGGTGTACCTATTGTAATGGTTGGACTAGATGTTACAAGTACAGCTTTAATTACTAAACCTGAGATTGAAGCAATTAAATCTATGAATAAAACCGGAAAGATGATTTACTCATTGTTTCAACATTATCGCGGGGGCAGCTTAAAGAGTGGCGGATTAAAGATGCATGACTTATGTGCAATTGCATTTTTGGTGAAACCGGAACTGTTTACAACTCAAGAAACGTATGTTGAGATCGAGTATAATAATGGGCCAGCAAGTGGTGCTACTATTGCCGACTTAAAAATGGCTTATCACGATAAAACAAATGCAGAGGTTTGTTTGGATATTGATATACCGGCATTCCAGAAATGGTTTGTTGAATCTGTAGGGAAAATGATTTAG
- a CDS encoding glycoside hydrolase family 1 protein, translating to MSKTYQFANNFWWGAASSATQSEGAAFEDGKGLNIFDYWYQIEPDKFHNQVPATDASTFYKNYKSDIQLMKDINLNSFRTSISWARLIPGGRGEVNPKAVDFYNNVIDELIAQGIEPFFNLYHFDMPIEMQDIGGWENLEVVEAYVTYAKTCFELFGDRVKYWFTHNEPIVPVEAGYMYQFHYPNIVDFKRAIQVAYYSQLASSMAVAAYRELQLDGKIGIILNLTPSYPRDESNTTDVKAAHICDLFFNRSFLDPSVKGEFPEELMTILKEHDHLPVYTEEELAVIKNNTVDILGVNYYQPRRVKAREAAIAADEAFAPEWFFDNYEMPGRRMNPYRGWEIYPRGIYDIAKNVQENYGNIEWYISENGMGVEHEERFIGEDGIVQDDYRIEFIQEHLEWLHQAIEEGANCKGYHLWTFIDNWSWANAYKNRYGFYRLDLATQKRTIKKSGLWMKEVAKLNRFDGK from the coding sequence ATGAGCAAAACATATCAATTTGCCAATAATTTTTGGTGGGGTGCAGCGAGTAGTGCAACTCAATCTGAGGGAGCCGCTTTTGAAGATGGTAAAGGTTTAAATATTTTTGATTATTGGTATCAAATTGAACCGGATAAGTTCCATAACCAAGTTCCGGCAACCGATGCTTCAACTTTTTATAAAAATTATAAGAGTGATATCCAGCTGATGAAAGATATCAATTTAAATAGTTTTCGTACTTCTATTTCATGGGCACGTTTAATTCCTGGTGGTCGTGGTGAAGTAAATCCGAAAGCAGTAGATTTTTACAATAATGTTATTGATGAATTGATTGCTCAGGGGATTGAGCCGTTCTTTAACTTATATCATTTTGATATGCCAATTGAGATGCAAGATATTGGTGGCTGGGAAAATCTTGAAGTTGTTGAAGCTTATGTAACCTATGCTAAAACATGTTTTGAGCTTTTTGGTGACCGAGTGAAGTACTGGTTTACACATAATGAGCCGATTGTACCGGTTGAAGCAGGTTATATGTACCAATTTCACTATCCTAATATTGTTGATTTTAAACGCGCTATTCAAGTGGCATATTATTCGCAACTAGCTTCAAGCATGGCGGTAGCTGCATATCGCGAATTACAATTGGATGGAAAAATCGGTATTATATTGAACTTAACTCCATCATATCCGCGTGATGAATCCAATACGACGGATGTTAAGGCAGCACATATTTGCGATTTATTCTTCAACCGCTCATTCCTTGATCCATCGGTAAAAGGTGAGTTCCCGGAAGAATTGATGACAATTTTAAAAGAACATGATCATTTACCGGTGTACACTGAAGAAGAATTAGCTGTTATTAAAAATAATACTGTCGATATCCTTGGCGTGAATTATTATCAGCCGCGCCGGGTGAAAGCAAGAGAAGCGGCGATTGCTGCTGATGAAGCGTTTGCACCTGAGTGGTTCTTCGATAATTATGAAATGCCGGGACGACGCATGAATCCATATCGCGGCTGGGAGATTTACCCACGTGGCATCTATGATATTGCTAAAAATGTTCAAGAAAATTATGGCAATATTGAATGGTATATTTCTGAAAATGGTATGGGGGTTGAGCATGAAGAACGCTTTATCGGCGAAGATGGCATTGTGCAGGATGACTACCGGATAGAATTTATTCAAGAACATCTTGAATGGTTACACCAGGCGATTGAAGAAGGAGCTAACTGCAAAGGCTATCATTTATGGACCTTTATTGATAACTGGTCATGGGCCAATGCATACAAAAACCGTTATGGATTCTATCGTTTAGATTTAGCTACTCAGAAGCGGACAATTAAGAAGTCAGGATTATGGATGAAAGAAGTTGCCAAACTGAATCGTTTTGATGGAAAATAG
- a CDS encoding NUDIX domain-containing protein: protein MSKADRKALKEKYNGEVIAVIPAEHLSELAEGLVAIEDSPVNILEERFYYIPRFTAEYNPVFRQPIPYTVVQAADSGRYFVTKRLAKGGEARLHGLLSIGTGGHMDEADGGSFVETIIRELEEETTYEGYQYENYRILGYINDLSNEVSQDHIGIIGVITVPSEADVAIREVEQLEGVFMSSEELRSAFDRFETWSQIAIESFLK, encoded by the coding sequence ATGAGCAAAGCGGATCGAAAAGCATTGAAAGAGAAATACAATGGTGAGGTTATTGCTGTTATACCAGCTGAACATCTCAGTGAGCTAGCTGAAGGGTTAGTGGCAATTGAGGATTCACCGGTTAATATTTTAGAAGAGCGTTTTTATTATATTCCGCGGTTTACTGCTGAATATAATCCGGTTTTCCGCCAACCAATTCCTTATACAGTTGTTCAAGCAGCGGATAGCGGACGTTATTTTGTGACTAAGCGCCTGGCAAAGGGCGGCGAGGCCCGTTTACATGGGTTGCTAAGTATTGGTACTGGTGGCCATATGGATGAGGCTGACGGTGGTAGTTTTGTGGAAACGATTATTCGTGAGTTAGAAGAAGAGACCACTTATGAAGGTTATCAATATGAAAATTACCGAATTTTAGGGTATATTAATGACTTGAGTAATGAAGTAAGTCAAGATCATATTGGTATTATCGGCGTTATTACAGTTCCAAGTGAAGCCGATGTAGCGATTCGTGAAGTTGAACAGTTAGAAGGCGTATTTATGAGCTCGGAAGAATTGCGTTCAGCCTTTGATCGTTTTGAAACTTGGAGTCAAATTGCGATTGAAAGCTTTTTAAAGTAA
- a CDS encoding FprA family A-type flavoprotein, with product MAIQLREGIYWVGAIDWEIRNVHGYVTPRGTTYNAYLIIDEKITVIDTVKASHTEEMMKRISKIVDPKDIDYIISLHGELDHSGAIPRLYDAAENATIIASKDDIKHLHLHFHRDDFRVIEKKTGDSVSLGKRSLHFVTIPMVHWPDSMVGYMPEEKILFSNDAFGQHLASSERFDYEYPTDIIFEELKKYYANIVMPYAMPVKRALDAVDGLDIEMIANAHGLIWTKKENIERVQEEYRSWSNHEQDGKAIIVYDSMWESTKKMAYAVQEALEDAGIEYHMFSLHAHTDDISDIIPYLMTCKYVFVGSPNLNNTILPTIGAFMTYAKGFKARNKVAMAFGSYGWSNSATKEINAFFESQKWEILPSIESEFVPDANALDALRDHVIEQVKASETAE from the coding sequence ATGGCAATTCAATTGCGTGAGGGAATTTATTGGGTAGGAGCGATCGATTGGGAAATCCGTAATGTACACGGATATGTTACACCACGCGGAACTACTTACAATGCGTATTTAATTATCGACGAAAAAATTACTGTTATCGATACTGTAAAAGCAAGTCATACTGAAGAAATGATGAAACGTATCAGCAAAATTGTTGATCCTAAAGATATCGATTATATTATTTCGTTACATGGGGAATTAGATCATTCCGGAGCAATTCCAAGATTATATGATGCAGCTGAAAATGCTACAATTATAGCATCAAAAGATGATATTAAACATTTACATTTGCATTTCCATCGTGATGATTTCCGGGTTATTGAAAAGAAAACCGGTGATTCTGTAAGCCTTGGTAAACGCAGTCTTCATTTCGTAACGATTCCAATGGTTCACTGGCCAGATAGTATGGTTGGGTATATGCCAGAAGAAAAAATCTTGTTCTCAAATGATGCCTTCGGACAACATTTAGCTTCAAGTGAGCGTTTTGATTATGAATATCCAACCGATATCATTTTTGAAGAGTTGAAAAAATATTATGCAAACATTGTTATGCCTTATGCAATGCCGGTAAAACGCGCATTGGATGCGGTAGACGGACTTGATATTGAGATGATTGCTAATGCGCATGGTTTAATTTGGACCAAAAAAGAAAATATTGAGCGCGTTCAAGAAGAATATCGTTCATGGTCAAATCATGAACAGGATGGTAAAGCAATTATCGTTTATGATTCAATGTGGGAGTCTACTAAGAAAATGGCATACGCGGTACAAGAAGCATTAGAGGATGCTGGTATTGAATATCATATGTTCAGTTTACATGCCCACACTGATGATATTTCTGATATCATTCCATACTTAATGACATGTAAATATGTGTTTGTTGGTTCGCCAAACTTAAACAATACCATTTTACCAACAATCGGTGCTTTTATGACATATGCAAAAGGTTTTAAAGCTCGTAATAAAGTGGCAATGGCATTTGGTTCTTATGGTTGGAGTAATTCAGCTACGAAAGAAATCAACGCTTTCTTTGAAAGTCAAAAATGGGAAATTCTGCCAAGTATTGAATCAGAGTTTGTCCCTGATGCCAATGCATTAGATGCTTTACGCGATCATGTTATTGAACAAGTAAAAGCGAGCGAAACTGCTGAATAA
- a CDS encoding tetratricopeptide repeat protein: MSFELQQVFDEAKALVDEQRFDEAYRLLEAALADFDNDTLILLWLARLGVLGAGRAEETVEYATRVLAEDDRSADAFTYRGWAYYELEVYDLALNDFNYAVSLSNHQDAYAIGGRGITYYQLDDYGRAKEDLLDALQMNPEWLLGLAICGWVLYELNEYDAAIENFNKAIEMEPRYGYAYGGRGLCFHEKQEYDLAIEDLTLALEENPKWPLGFAVRGWAYYHIEYYFNQFELALADFNSALELSDNTYSFATSGRGLVLYQMNRYEDALQDLNTAIAASPMWTVGLATRGYVHYELNDYQTAFTDFDLALTLSDNDYPYAQGGRGLIAYHLEDYPLAIADLTTVLNDDSKWLGGWSSLAFSYLYSDQLEEALPIFNKAIQVAGSMVPDSLYFGRGNVYFMQDNFGAAIADFTQFLANNPNDNLILQQRAYAYSELNMIKKAIIDVERLVNTLHDAEQLDFLVSLYERIPSKYSDKIIPLYQQAVAQTNSSFAMMRLGCIYLTGLYSSAIDYPQALTLLSDANATHGGDYSCALVHIGFAYEHGLGVAVDNNMAFAYYQKAAEFESYCPCASAQMIHSYYKGIGVEKNITQAFELLNNAIDANKDHENIDYLHAYFLVHGIGFYEDKQKAEQIIDKLLKEEPEAALNHYYKHVLSGINNIATIQKLLPYTDNITRAKINSALSSNTIDFFYPF; this comes from the coding sequence TTGAGTTTTGAATTACAGCAGGTTTTTGATGAGGCCAAAGCATTGGTAGATGAACAAAGGTTTGATGAAGCTTATCGTTTATTAGAGGCAGCATTAGCTGATTTTGATAATGATACGCTTATTTTGTTATGGTTGGCGCGGCTTGGAGTACTTGGTGCCGGACGAGCAGAGGAAACGGTTGAGTATGCTACCCGGGTTTTGGCTGAAGATGATAGGAGTGCTGATGCGTTTACATACCGTGGCTGGGCGTATTATGAGCTAGAAGTTTATGATTTAGCTCTAAATGACTTTAATTATGCAGTTTCTTTGAGCAACCATCAAGATGCTTATGCTATTGGCGGTCGCGGAATTACCTATTATCAACTTGATGATTATGGCCGGGCTAAAGAAGATTTGTTAGATGCTTTACAGATGAATCCGGAGTGGTTGCTGGGGCTGGCAATCTGCGGTTGGGTACTTTATGAGCTGAATGAATATGACGCAGCGATAGAAAACTTCAACAAAGCAATTGAAATGGAACCGCGTTATGGGTATGCATATGGCGGGCGCGGACTTTGTTTTCATGAAAAGCAGGAATATGATTTGGCAATTGAAGATTTAACTTTGGCTCTGGAAGAGAACCCAAAGTGGCCACTTGGGTTCGCCGTTCGTGGCTGGGCGTATTATCATATTGAGTACTATTTCAATCAATTTGAATTAGCATTGGCAGATTTTAATAGTGCTTTAGAACTATCGGATAATACCTACTCATTTGCAACTTCGGGCAGAGGATTGGTACTTTATCAAATGAATCGCTACGAAGATGCCTTGCAGGATCTAAATACTGCAATCGCGGCATCACCAATGTGGACTGTGGGGTTAGCTACACGTGGGTATGTTCATTATGAATTAAATGATTATCAAACGGCATTTACTGATTTTGACTTGGCTTTGACACTCAGTGATAATGACTATCCATATGCGCAGGGTGGTCGTGGCTTGATTGCTTATCATTTGGAAGATTATCCATTGGCTATTGCTGATTTAACGACGGTTTTAAATGATGACTCAAAATGGCTTGGTGGTTGGAGCAGCTTAGCATTTTCTTACCTATATAGCGATCAACTTGAGGAAGCATTGCCAATATTCAACAAAGCAATCCAAGTGGCTGGTTCCATGGTACCTGATTCGCTCTATTTTGGACGTGGAAATGTTTATTTTATGCAAGATAACTTCGGGGCAGCTATTGCTGATTTTACCCAGTTTTTAGCTAATAATCCTAATGATAATTTGATTCTCCAGCAACGTGCATATGCATATTCAGAATTGAATATGATAAAAAAGGCAATTATTGATGTAGAACGACTGGTTAATACCTTACATGATGCTGAGCAATTGGATTTCTTGGTGAGCTTATACGAGCGAATTCCTAGCAAATACAGTGATAAGATTATTCCACTATACCAGCAGGCAGTTGCTCAAACCAATAGCAGTTTTGCAATGATGCGGTTAGGATGTATTTATTTAACCGGATTATACAGTAGTGCTATTGATTACCCGCAGGCATTGACACTGTTAAGTGATGCTAATGCCACTCATGGCGGCGATTATTCATGTGCTTTGGTGCATATTGGTTTTGCCTATGAACATGGTTTGGGCGTGGCGGTTGATAATAATATGGCTTTTGCCTATTATCAAAAAGCAGCCGAGTTTGAAAGTTACTGTCCGTGTGCGAGTGCACAGATGATTCATAGCTACTATAAAGGCATTGGTGTTGAAAAAAATATTACTCAAGCATTTGAGCTTTTGAATAATGCTATTGATGCCAATAAAGATCATGAAAATATTGATTATTTACATGCGTACTTTCTAGTTCATGGTATCGGCTTTTATGAAGATAAGCAAAAAGCTGAGCAAATTATTGATAAATTGCTGAAAGAAGAGCCGGAAGCAGCTCTTAACCATTACTACAAGCATGTACTCAGTGGTATTAATAATATTGCTACAATTCAAAAGCTGTTACCATATACTGATAACATAACTCGTGCTAAGATTAATTCGGCATTGAGCAGCAATACTATTGATTTCTTTTATCCGTTTTAA
- the frr gene encoding ribosome recycling factor, translating to MPQQLMNQMNEKMDKSINRFSDELVTIRTGRANPTVLNRVLVSYYGVDTPLPQLAQISVPEARQLVVSPYDKGVLGEIEQAIEKANLGFNPTNDGNIIRIAIPALTEDRRKELVKQVKAVAEEAKVAIRNIRRDINDSLKKMDIPEDDKKGYQDDVQKATDAHIKKIDEISAEKEQDIMTV from the coding sequence ATGCCACAACAATTAATGAATCAAATGAATGAAAAAATGGACAAATCAATTAACCGTTTTTCGGATGAGTTGGTTACAATCCGCACCGGTCGTGCAAATCCAACGGTATTAAACCGGGTTTTAGTTAGCTATTATGGTGTTGATACACCATTACCGCAACTGGCTCAAATTTCAGTTCCGGAAGCACGACAATTAGTTGTTTCACCTTATGACAAAGGTGTTCTTGGTGAGATTGAACAAGCAATCGAAAAAGCAAATTTAGGTTTTAATCCAACGAATGACGGTAATATTATCCGTATTGCGATTCCGGCATTAACTGAAGATCGCCGGAAGGAATTAGTTAAACAAGTGAAAGCCGTTGCTGAAGAGGCGAAAGTTGCAATCCGCAATATTCGCCGTGATATCAACGATTCATTGAAAAAAATGGATATTCCTGAAGATGATAAAAAGGGATATCAAGATGATGTTCAAAAAGCTACTGATGCGCATATTAAAAAAATTGATGAGATTAGTGCTGAAAAAGAGCAAGATATTATGACTGTATAA
- the pyrH gene encoding UMP kinase: MMQKKYNRVVLKLSGEALAGDLGFGIDPKIVSLIAEEIVDAHQLGAEIAIIVGGGNIWRGKTASELGMDRSSADYMGMLATIMNALALQDALEKRELQTRVLSSINMQEIAEPYIRRRAIRHLEKGRIVIFAGGTGNPYFSTDTTAALRAAEINADVILMAKNNVDGVYTADPKTDPTAEKFTALTHQELLNKELGVMDLTASTLCKDNNLKLVVFSMMEKGSIKRAIAGEDIGTVIAG, encoded by the coding sequence ATGATGCAGAAAAAATATAATCGCGTAGTTTTAAAGTTAAGCGGTGAGGCTTTGGCCGGTGACCTGGGATTTGGAATTGATCCTAAGATTGTTTCTTTGATTGCTGAAGAAATTGTTGATGCTCATCAATTGGGAGCAGAAATTGCTATTATCGTTGGTGGCGGTAATATCTGGCGCGGTAAAACTGCCAGTGAGCTTGGCATGGATCGTTCAAGTGCTGATTATATGGGTATGCTGGCAACGATTATGAATGCTTTGGCATTGCAGGATGCGTTGGAAAAACGCGAATTGCAAACGCGGGTGCTTTCATCAATTAATATGCAAGAAATCGCAGAACCATATATTCGCCGCCGGGCAATCCGCCATTTAGAAAAAGGACGAATTGTTATATTCGCCGGTGGAACTGGGAATCCTTACTTTTCAACCGATACCACTGCTGCATTACGGGCTGCAGAAATTAATGCCGATGTTATCTTAATGGCTAAGAATAATGTTGATGGCGTTTATACTGCTGATCCTAAAACAGATCCAACTGCTGAGAAATTTACCGCTTTAACCCATCAAGAATTACTGAATAAAGAACTTGGAGTTATGGACTTAACTGCATCTACACTTTGTAAAGATAATAATTTAAAACTTGTTGTATTTTCAATGATGGAAAAAGGAAGTATTAAACGAGCAATTGCCGGAGAAGATATCGGTACTGTAATTGCTGGATAA
- the tsf gene encoding translation elongation factor Ts has product MNITAQMVKELRDKTGVGIMDSKNALVEANGDMDKAIDLLREKGMAKALKKGDRIAAEGLCGIKVDGNTAVIYEVNSETDYVAQNDKFLGLVDTIGNTLLANKPADLEAALALDVDGETLEFVISQAIAVIGEKITLRRFEVVSKDDNAAFGAYLHMGGRIAVLSIVDGTTDETVAKDVSMHVAAANPKYISRDQVGTEEVEHERKILTEQALNEGKPANIVEKMVEGRLGKYFEEICLNDQSFIKDPDQKVGKYVASKGGTVVSFVRYGVGEGIEKKEVDFAEEVMSQVRG; this is encoded by the coding sequence ATGAATATTACAGCACAAATGGTAAAAGAATTACGCGATAAAACCGGAGTAGGAATCATGGATTCTAAAAATGCTCTTGTTGAAGCAAACGGAGACATGGATAAAGCAATTGACTTACTTCGTGAAAAAGGTATGGCGAAAGCTTTGAAAAAAGGTGACCGTATTGCTGCCGAAGGTCTTTGCGGAATTAAAGTTGATGGAAACACAGCAGTTATTTACGAAGTAAACTCAGAAACTGATTATGTTGCACAAAACGACAAATTCTTAGGACTTGTTGATACTATCGGTAACACTTTGTTAGCAAATAAGCCTGCTGACTTAGAAGCAGCACTTGCATTAGATGTAGATGGTGAAACACTTGAATTCGTTATCAGTCAAGCAATTGCCGTAATCGGAGAAAAAATTACATTACGTCGTTTTGAAGTTGTTTCAAAAGATGATAACGCAGCATTCGGAGCTTACTTACACATGGGCGGACGTATTGCAGTATTATCAATTGTTGATGGTACAACCGATGAAACTGTAGCTAAAGATGTTTCAATGCATGTAGCTGCTGCAAATCCAAAATACATCTCTCGTGACCAAGTTGGTACTGAAGAAGTAGAACATGAACGTAAAATTTTAACTGAACAAGCATTAAATGAAGGAAAACCAGCTAATATCGTTGAAAAAATGGTAGAAGGTCGTCTTGGTAAATACTTCGAAGAAATCTGCTTGAATGATCAATCATTTATTAAAGATCCTGATCAAAAAGTTGGAAAATATGTAGCAAGCAAAGGCGGAACAGTAGTTAGCTTTGTACGCTATGGTGTTGGTGAAGGAATTGAGAAAAAAGAAGTGGACTTTGCTGAAGAAGTAATGAGTCAAGTTCGCGGTTAA